DNA from Brachyspira aalborgi:
AGTTATAGGTTTTGCCATATAATTATCCTTATTTATTTTATTTAATTATAAACTATTAATTAACTTTTTCAACTTTAATTTATAAAAAATATTCTATAAAACATTAAGAATTAAGAATATATAGCCGATAATACTTATATGTTCAAGGACGGACTAATATAAAATTTCATGGAGGAACCATATGGTTATTAACAACAATATTAGCGCTATAAACGCGCAAAGAACTCTTAAATTCCGCCAAGTTGAATTAAGAAAAGATTCGGCTATGCTTTCAAGCGGTTTAAGAATCAATCAAGCGGGAGATGACGCTTCAGGATTAGCGGTTTCTGAAAAATTGCGAACTCAAATTCGCGGTTTGCGTCAAGCTGAAAGAAATACTCAAGACGGTATATCTTTCATACAAACTACAGAAGGATATTTGGAAGAAACTACTAATATTCTTCAAAGAATAAGAGAATTGGCAATACAGGCTGCAAACGGTATCTATACGGACGAAGACAGAATCTATATTCAAATAGAAGTTTCTCAATTAGTTGACGAAATAGACCGCGTTGCTTCGCAAGCTCAATTCAACAAACTTAATATGCTTACGGGTAGATTCGCTCGCTCTACGGGAGAAAATAATCCTACGGCATCTATGTGGTTGCATATCGGAGCAAATATGGACGAAAGAAAACGCGTTTATATAGGCACTATGAATAGCCAAGCGCTTGGACTTAAAAATCCAGTTGGACCTGCATCTACGGCTACATTTATAAGTATTTCAAGCACTAATAAAGCTAATACCGTTATAGGTATGGTTGATGAAGCTCTTCTTAAAGTATTAAAACAAAGAGCGGATTTAGGCGCTTATCAAAACAGATTGGAAATGACAGCTCAAGGCTTAATGGTTGGTTTTGAAAATATGCAAGCTTCTGAAAGTAGAATAAGAGATACGGATATGGCTGAAGCGTCAGTTAAACTCGCTAAAGACCAAATTCTTAATCAAGCTAATTTGTCTATGCTTGCTCAAGCTAATCAATTACCGCAAGGCGCTCTTAGATTATTACAATAATAATTAAGAATTAACCATATAAAAAAGGGAGGCTTTTATAGTCTTCCTTTTTTTATTTATAAATTTTATCAAATTAAATAATAATTCTTTTAATTAAAAAATATTTTTCTATAATTTAGATTTTATATTTATTAAATTTTATTTTTACAAGAGAAGAAAATTATTCAATATCGTTAATTATATTTTCTAATTCTTCTGTTATTTTCGTAATGCTTTTGTTATATTCTTTGAACCATCCGCTATTAGTTAAAGTATTCCAAATATTAAATTTTAAATTTTCAATATTTTTAGTTTCAATATTCAATAATTTTGTATTTGAAAAATCTACGATAAATTTATCGTATTCCAAATAAAAATTAATATCAAAACATAAACATTTTTTATTTATAATATTGTCCGAAACGAAAAATAAATATATTAATCCGTTATCAAAAATTTTATAATTATCTTCGTTGTTTGATTTATCTTTTATCCATTCTATAATT
Protein-coding regions in this window:
- a CDS encoding flagellin, yielding MVINNNISAINAQRTLKFRQVELRKDSAMLSSGLRINQAGDDASGLAVSEKLRTQIRGLRQAERNTQDGISFIQTTEGYLEETTNILQRIRELAIQAANGIYTDEDRIYIQIEVSQLVDEIDRVASQAQFNKLNMLTGRFARSTGENNPTASMWLHIGANMDERKRVYIGTMNSQALGLKNPVGPASTATFISISSTNKANTVIGMVDEALLKVLKQRADLGAYQNRLEMTAQGLMVGFENMQASESRIRDTDMAEASVKLAKDQILNQANLSMLAQANQLPQGALRLLQ